A region of uncultured Draconibacterium sp. DNA encodes the following proteins:
- a CDS encoding response regulator transcription factor: MENTNIIIVDDHKIFRDGLMMLLSNFDFVTVVGEAANGEEFLELIDNIKPDIVLMDINMPKMNGIEATKQALKKYPELKVIALTSFADDEYIEQMISAGVEGYMLKRSDIEDFEKAIKKVADGGSYFSSEIIKVISRNLYKDKERRSGEQLLDQFTSREKEILSLICKGLNNDQIAGLIHLSPKTVEKHKSNLFQKTETFNTVNLVIYAFKNQLISL; encoded by the coding sequence ATGGAGAACACAAACATTATAATCGTTGACGACCACAAAATTTTTAGAGATGGTTTGATGATGTTACTAAGCAATTTCGACTTTGTAACGGTTGTTGGCGAAGCTGCAAATGGCGAAGAGTTTCTGGAACTTATTGATAACATTAAGCCCGACATCGTTTTAATGGACATTAATATGCCCAAAATGAACGGCATTGAAGCCACAAAACAAGCACTAAAAAAGTATCCTGAATTAAAAGTTATTGCATTAACATCTTTTGCCGACGATGAATATATTGAGCAAATGATTTCGGCAGGAGTGGAAGGCTATATGCTAAAAAGATCTGATATTGAAGACTTTGAAAAAGCCATTAAAAAAGTTGCCGATGGAGGAAGCTACTTCTCATCGGAAATTATAAAAGTAATTTCGCGCAATTTGTATAAAGACAAGGAGCGCAGGTCGGGCGAACAACTTCTGGACCAATTTACCTCTCGCGAGAAGGAAATTCTGAGTTTGATTTGCAAAGGGCTGAACAACGACCAAATTGCCGGATTGATTCATTTAAGCCCCAAAACGGTGGAGAAACACAAAAGCAATCTCTTTCAGAAAACAGAGACTTTTAACACCGTTAACCTGGTTATTTACGCTTTTAAAAATCAGCTTATCTCACTGTAA
- a CDS encoding histidine kinase produces the protein MSLKILFRGRVLLAIIIFTTITCTGIIYTSIKSLRLDREHLSLLELSKNIDLEISHSRIFLDDYFLLNDSSKKTRILNCFTTSNRYTTSLDSLIAEKYKGNRKSELQSSLEEISKLVNQLQNKVTASLQNNAKDFNVAILTEYRDFQLAYQELDRKIHDYILHENNGFRQRVFTLLLLTLFLLLVCIFLIYRIINSYNAIEKQQALRALEVEYKERKRIAADLHDGLGSILSSIALFIKLIEKDCKNNSENKSLVQVKELSAIALENLEATINNLNPSILNKYGLLKSLEILCDKINDIGEVSCVVNSTNPEIKLDPNMELNVYRICNELINNTLKHADASKLHIDIQQIKKTVVILYRDNGKGFNPELIRTSDEEKMGLRNIINRIESFGGKYEINTGEGKGVEIKLSFMI, from the coding sequence ATGAGTTTAAAAATATTATTTCGAGGAAGAGTCTTACTGGCCATTATTATCTTCACTACAATTACCTGTACCGGGATTATTTACACCTCCATAAAAAGTTTGCGACTCGACCGTGAACACCTTTCATTACTGGAGCTTTCAAAAAACATCGACCTCGAAATATCACACAGCCGAATCTTTCTGGATGATTACTTTTTGTTAAACGACTCCTCGAAAAAAACAAGGATCTTAAATTGTTTTACAACTTCCAACAGATACACCACTTCTCTCGACTCACTTATTGCTGAAAAATATAAAGGAAACCGCAAATCGGAACTTCAAAGTTCGCTTGAAGAAATAAGTAAGCTGGTTAACCAGTTACAAAATAAAGTAACAGCTTCACTTCAAAATAATGCGAAAGATTTTAACGTGGCAATCTTAACTGAATATCGCGATTTTCAGCTTGCTTACCAGGAATTGGACAGAAAGATTCATGATTATATCCTACACGAAAATAACGGGTTCAGACAACGCGTATTTACACTCCTGCTACTAACCCTTTTTCTGCTGTTAGTATGTATATTTTTAATCTACCGAATAATAAACTCTTATAACGCTATTGAAAAACAACAAGCTCTCAGAGCCCTTGAGGTGGAATATAAAGAACGAAAAAGAATAGCGGCCGACTTGCACGATGGGCTGGGCTCCATTCTTTCGAGTATTGCTCTTTTTATAAAACTCATAGAAAAAGATTGCAAAAATAACTCCGAAAACAAAAGCCTGGTTCAGGTTAAGGAACTATCGGCAATTGCTTTAGAAAACCTGGAAGCAACCATAAACAACTTAAACCCATCAATTCTAAACAAATACGGATTACTAAAATCGCTGGAAATACTTTGCGATAAAATAAACGATATTGGGGAAGTTTCCTGCGTGGTAAATTCAACGAATCCGGAAATAAAGTTAGATCCGAACATGGAACTAAATGTTTACCGTATTTGTAACGAGTTAATAAACAACACGCTAAAACACGCTGACGCTTCAAAACTGCACATCGACATTCAACAAATTAAAAAGACAGTAGTTATATTGTATCGCGACAACGGAAAAGGATTTAATCCTGAGCTTATTCGCACATCAGACGAAGAAAAAATGGGACTGCGCAATATTATCAACCGTATCGAGTCGTTTGGTGGTAAATACGAAATTAACACCGGAGAAGGAAAGGGAGTTGAAATAAAACTAAGTTTCATGATATAA